The Cynocephalus volans isolate mCynVol1 chromosome 2, mCynVol1.pri, whole genome shotgun sequence genome window below encodes:
- the VSIG10 gene encoding V-set and immunoglobulin domain-containing protein 10, translating to MAAGGRAPEPRVLVCLGALLARWVAAGLEAVIGEVHGNVSLHCGNISGPRGLVTWYRNDSEPVFLLSSNSSLLPAEPRFSLVNTSSLHIEALSLQDEGNYTCQEILNVTQWFQVWLQVASGPYQIEVNISATGTLPNGTLYTAKGSQVDFRCSSSSWPPPMVEWWFRASDSSPEPFGNNLTVSCFTLLLMSQNLQGNYTCLAMNMLSGRHRKVTTELLVYSPPPSAPQCWAEMSSGLLMLQLTCRWDGGYPDPNFLWTEEPGGVIVGKSKLGVEILNQSQLSDGKKFKCVGNHIVGPVSGASCVVQIRSPFLISEPMKTCFVGGNVTFSCQVSGAYPPAKILWLRNLTQPEVVIQPNSHYVITQNGQSSTLTIRNCSQDLDEGYYVCRAENPVGVREVDIWLSVKEPLNIGGIVGTLVSLLLLGLAIISGLILYYSPVFCWKVGNTFRRRDMDDIMVLVDSEEEEEEEDAAEEEEEEGENEREELPKEIHKHGHIHKVTALVNGNLEQMRNGLQDLQDDSSEQQSDIIQEEDRPV from the exons GACTGGAGGCTGTCATCGGAGAAGTTCACGGGAACGTTTCTCTGCACTGTGGCAACATCTCGGGACCAAGGGGCCTGGTGACCTGGTACCGGAATGACTCGGAGcctgtcttcctcctctcctccaatTCCAGCCTTCTGCCAGCTGAGCCTCGCTTCTCTCTAGTGAACACCAGCTCTCTGCACATTGAGGCGCTGAGCCTGCAGGATGAGGGGAACTATACCTGCCAGGAGATCCTGAACGTGACTCAGTGGTTCCAAGTGTGGCTACAAGTGGCCA GTGGCCCCTATCAGATTGAGGTCAACATCTCTGCCACTGGCACGCTCCCCAATGGTACCCTGTACACAGCCAAGGGCTCCCAGGTGGACTTTAGATGTAGCAGCAGCTCCTGGCCCCCACCCATGGTTGAGTGGTGGTTCCGGGCCTCAGATTCCAGCCCCGAGCCCTTTGGAAACAACCTGACGGTCAGCTGCTTCACGCTGTTACTGATGTCGCAGAACCTCCAAGGGAACTACACCTGTTTGGCCATGAACATGCTCAGCGGGAGGCATCGAAAGGTGACCACCGAGCTCCTGGTCTACT CCCCCCCTCCATCAGCCCCTCAGTGCTGGGCTGAGATGTCATCAGGATTGTTGATGTTGCAGCTCACCTGTCGCTGGGATGGGGGATACCCTGACCCTAATTTCCTGTGGACAGAAGAGCCAGGAGGTGTGATCGTGGGAAAGTCAAAGCTGGGCGTGGAAATTCTGAACCAGTCCCAGCTGTCGGATGGCAAGAAGTTCAAGTGTGTTGGGAACCACATCGTGGGGCCAGTGTCGGGAGCTAGCTGCGTGGTACAGATTA GGAGCCCCTTCCTTATCTCTGAGCCCATGAAAACTTGCTTCGTGGGGGGCAATGTGACATTCAGCTGCCAAGTGTCTGGAGCCTACCCTCCTGCCAAGATCCTGTGGCTGAGGAACCTCACCCAGCCCGAGGTGGTCATCCAACCCAACAGCCACTATGTCATTACCCAGAATGGACAGAGCTCCACCCTCACCATCCGCAACTGCTCCCAGGACCTGGATGAGGGCTACTATGTCTGCCGGGCTGAGAACCCTGTAGGGGTGAGAGAGGTGGACATCTGGCTCAGTGTGAAAG AACCTTTAAACATCGGGGGAATTGTGGGAACCCTTGTGAGCCTCCTTCTGCTGGGATTGGCCATTATCTCTGGACTTATATTATATTACAGCCCTGTGTTCTGCTGGAAAG TAGGAAACACTTTCAG GAGACGAGACATGGATGATATCATGGTTTTGGTGGAttcagaagaagaggaggaggaggaagatgctgcagaggaggaggaggaagaaggagaaaatgagagagaggagTTGCCAAAAGAAATACACAAGCATGGCCACATTCACAAAGTGACCGCACTGGTAAATGGGAACTTGGAACAGATGAGAAATGGACTCCAGGATCTACAAG ATGACAGCAGTGAGCAGCAAAGTGACATCATTCAAGAAGAAGACAGGCCGGTTTGA